The Henckelia pumila isolate YLH828 chromosome 2, ASM3356847v2, whole genome shotgun sequence genome includes a window with the following:
- the LOC140878804 gene encoding rop guanine nucleotide exchange factor 12-like yields the protein MVRAALEEEKETYMNKLGYFKGMHENGERQTKSLVLDQNIPSDQERMTSRSHASAPLHDGKALEHPRIGDELHRTDNVKSRLAADGSVAKERHHLDMELMKEKFAKLLLGEDMSGGGKGVSSALALSNAITNLAASVFGEQKRLEPMLPDTKARWRKEIDWLLSVTDHIVELVPSKQRSKDGTTMEIMVTKQRNDLQMNIPALRKLDAMLLDCLENFKDQNEFCYVSKGDEESQNGKNMRKDEKWWIPVPKVPTDGLSEVTRKWLQYQKDSVNQVLKAAMAINAQVLSEMEIPENYIESLPKNGRASLGDLIYKGITDDHFDPDNFLSSLDLSSEHKILDLKNRIEASVVIWKRKMTAKDSKSSWGSGVSMEKRELFEERAETILLIIKHRFPGISQSSLDISKIQYNKNVGHAILESYSRIIESLAYTVLSRIDDVMHADSLARNPSEETRSPLKDQCPLQVPEKFPNAKEELDKLNSSEKPTSMTLLDFMGWTLDQGDSEAKKDSNDDSCGDDANTKFLSKPANIVTNKKMSYIEKLEILGGSRSPTARH from the exons atggTTCGGGCCGCGTTGGAGGAAGAAAAGGAAACGTACATGAACAAGTTGGGGTATTTCAAAGGAATGCATGAAAATGGAGAGAGGCAAACCAAGAGTTTGGTTCTTGATCAAAACATTCCGTCGGATCAGGAAAGGATGACGTCCAGAAGCCATGCGTCCGCCCCTTTGCACGATGGTAAAGCATTAGAACACCCGAGGATTGGGGACGAGCTTCATCGGACCGACAATGTCAAGTCCCGGTTGGCCGCGGATGGAAGTGTAGCGAAAGAGAGACATCATTTAG ATATGGAATTGATGAAAGAGAAGTTTGCAAAGTTGCTTCTTGGTGAGGATATGTCAGGTGGGGGGAAGGGTGTTTCATCAGCTTTGGCATTGTCAAATGCCATCACAAATCTTGCTG CTTCTGTATTTGGAGAGCAAAAGAGATTAGAGCCAATGTTACCAGATACCAAGGCAAGATGGAGAAAAGAGATTGATTGGTTGTTATCTGTAACAGATCATATCGTCGAACTTGTTCCCTCGAAACAAAGATCGAAAGACGGAACCACTATGGAG ATTATGGTGACAAAGCAGAGAAATGATCTCCAAATGAACATACCGGCCTTACGCAAACTTGATGCAATGCTACTT GATTGTTTGGAAAACTTCAAGGATCAAAATGAGTTTTGCTATGTATCGAAGGGTGACGAAGAGTCCCAGAATGGAAAGAACATGAGAAAAGATGAGAAATGGTGGATTCCAGTTCCTAAAGTTCCCACAGATGGCTTATCTGAAGTTACAAGAAAATGGCTACAGTATCAGAAGGATTCAGTAAACCAAGTGTTGAAAGCTGCAATGGCCATAAATGCTCAAGTTTTATCAGAAATGGAAATACCCGAAAACTACATTGAATCTCTCCCTAAG AATGGGAGAGCGAGCCTCGGAGACTTGATCTACAAGGGAATCACTGATGACCATTTTGATCCAGACAATTTTCTTTCGTCTCTGGATTTGTCATCAGAACACAAGATCCTTGACCTCAAGAACAGGATTGAGGCCTCGGTGGTGATATGGAAACGGAAGATGACGGCTAAAGACAGCAAGTCTTCGTGGGGTTCGGGTGTAAGTATGGAGAAAAGGGAACTTTTTGAGGAGAGAGCAGAGACGATTCTTCTGATTATAAAGCATCGTTTCCCCGGAATTTCTCAATCTTCTCTAGATATCAgcaaaatccagtacaacaaa AATGTGGGACATGCAATTCTTGAAAGCTACTCAAGAATCATCGAAAGCCTGGCGTACACCGTCCTGTCTAGGATCGATGATGTCATGCATGCAGACTCTCTTGCAAGAAATCCCTCCGAAGAGACGAGGTCACCTTTAAAAGATCAATGCCCTCTCCAAGTACCTGAGAAATTTCCCAACGCCAAAGAGGAACTCGATAAGCTTAATTCATCTGAAAAACCAACTTCAATGACATTGTTGGATTTCATGGGGTGGACTTTAGATCAAGGAGATTCAGAAGCGAAGAAGGACTCAAATGATGATAGTTGTGGAGACGACGCAAATACAAAGTTCCTCAGTAAACCGGCTAACATTGTAACAAACAAGAAAATGTCATACATAGAGAAACTAGAGATCTTAGGTGGTTCGAGAAGTCCAACAGCGCGACACTAA